GCGCCGCCACATCGAGCGGCGGCGCGGAGGCAAAGCGGTCCGGGGCATTCATGCAAGGCTCCTGGCGATGGATGAGGTGTAGCGGCCAGTGTAGGCCCGGCCGATGCCGCGTGTGGGCGGCATGGATGCGCGGTCAGCGGGGGCAGTGGCGGTCGAGCCAGGCATCCAGCACGGCGAACACCGCAGCGCGATCGGGCTCGTTGTACAGCTCGTGGTACATGTGGCCGAAGCAGTGCGACTCGACCACCGCCGCACTGGCGCGCTCGGCAAAGGCCGCGCTGCCGGCCGGGCTCACCAGCCGGTCGCTGCCGGCCCACATCAGCAGCGTCGGCACCTGCCATTGCGCGGCCCGCTCGCGCGTGTAGACGCCGGCATCGACCAGGAAGCGCACCAGCCGGGCCGTCACCCGGTCGTGCACCAGCGGGTCGTCGCGGTAGGCGCGCACCACGGCCGGGTCGTGCGAGATGTACTGCGCGTCCAGCCCGTTGCCCAGTGCGACGTTGCGCGCGACCGCATGGGCCGCGGCGAGCAGGGCCCGGTTGAAGGCGCTCAGTCCGGCATCGAGCGCCGGCGAGGACAGCACCAGGCCGTCCACCGGGCGCAGCGCATCGGCCACGAAGCGTGCCGCCACCAGCCCTCCCATGCTGTGGCCGAGCAGCAGCAGCGGGCCGTCGTGGCGGGCCCGCAGCCGGTCGATCACCGCGGCCAGGTCCTGCAGCAGGTCGTCCGGGCGCGCCAGGCCGCCGCGTGGCCCCTGCGACCGGCCATGGCCCCGATGGTCGTAGCTCTCCACCGAGAAGCCGGCCGCCCGCAGGTGCTGCCCGACCTGCTCGTAGCGCCCGCTGTGCTCGCCCAGGCCGTGCACCAGCAGCACCGTGCCGCGCGGCCGTCCCGGCGGCGCGGGCCAGCTGCGCAGCGCGAGGCGGGTGCCGTCGGCCACGGTGAGCTCGGACAAGGTGCTGGCGGCGGAGGACGAGGGGACGGCGCTCATGGTCGGCGCAGTGTAAGGAGGCCGGACGGCGCGCACCACCGGGTCAGCCCCGAGGCCGCCAGCCCAGGCCGCGACGGGTGCCGCCCGGTTCGCTGCCGGCACGCGGCCGGTATTCGCAGCCGATCCAGCCGGCATAGCCAAGCGCGTCGATCAGCTCGAACAGCCAGGGGTAGTGCAGTTCGCCGATGTCGGGCTCATGCCGGTCCGGCACGCCGGCGATCTGCAGGTGGGCCACCCGGCCGCCCGGCAGCCAGCGCCGGAGCTGGGTCGAAATGTCGCCTTCCACGATCTGGCAGTGGTACAGGTCCATCTGGACCGACAGCGCCTGGGCGCCCACCAGCGCCACGATCTCGTGCGCATGGTCCTGCCGGTTGAGGAAATAGCCTGGCATGTCGCGCAGGTTGATCGGCTCGATGTTCAAACCGCAGCCCGCGCTCGCGGCCTGCCCGGCCGCCCAGGTGAGATTGGCCACATACAGGTCCTGCAACGCGGCGCGGTCGGCGCCTGGCGGCATGCGTCCCGCCATCACGTGCACACGGGGGCAGGACAGGGCCGCCGCATAGTCGAGCGCCGCCTCGATGCTGCGCCGGAAGTCGTCCTGCCGCCCTGGCAGGCAGGCGAGGCCGCGCTCGCCCTGCTCCCAGTCGCCCGGCGGCGCATTGATCAGGACCTGCTGCAGCCCGTTGGCGGCCAGCCGCGAAGCGACCTCGGCCGCCGGATGGGCGTAGGGAAACAGGCACTCGACCGCCTCGAAGCCGTCTTGTGCCGCGGCGGCAAAGCGGTCCAGGAAGGCATGCTCCGGGTAGAGCATCGAGAGGTTGGCGGCAAAGCGAGGCATCGGCGGCAACCCGGGACACGGGTGAAACAGGGTGGCGGGCAGCCTACCTCAGTCGGCCCAGCGAAGCCCAGCGGAGGGCTGGCGAAAAGTTGGCACGGCGATTGCTGCTATGTCCTCAGTGGTTTATGGCGCCCCGGACGTATACCGGCCCGCTCCTCCCTCTCCGACCCTCCCTCACCTAGCTTGGGCGGTCCGGGTTCGGGGCGCCTTTTGTCTGTGGCCCCCCTGGCGCATGCCGCCGGGGGGCGCTTCTTGCGGAAACGCCGGCAAGCTTTACTGCCGAGGGGTGTTTCCGGCTTCCCCATCCCCAAAATGCCTCTTCAGCACGGCTTGTGCGCTTGCAGCGCCGCCCGCGCCGTTCAGGCCGCGCTGCCCGCTCCCTCCTGCACGGTCACCCACCAGACGCCGTCACGGGCCTCGATGTCGAATCGCACTGGCAAGAACTGCTGTATCACGCGGCAATTTGTACGGGAGTGCTCGGTCATTTCACTGGCGGTATAGCGGCCGCCCCCGGCGAGCGCCATCAGCAACGCCAGCTGGTCGCACAAGTGCGGGCCAACGGCTGCGGTGCTGGCCTGGTAGTCGCGCAGCTCGGCGAGCAGACGGGCGCCGACCTGCTCGGCCGGCAAGCCCCGCTCGCCGAACTGCGTGAACACCTCGGTGGTGTGTTCATGCACGAGGGTGGCCATCAGGACATTGCCCGGTCCTTCGTTCTGGCGCATGCCCGGCAAGCGCAGCTGCCCGGCGCTCCAGCCGAGCGCTTGCTGCAGGACCTGCAGCTCCCGCTGCCCGACACCGCGCGGCATGCCGGCCACCAGGCTCTCGGCATAGGCCTCGCGCAGCGGCCCGCGCGTGGTCAGCTCCAGCGGCTGCAGCCGGCTGCCGCCCTGCACGCTGGCACAGACGACCCCGCCCCCGGCGGGATAGAAGCCATGGCGCTTGAGCTCCAGGGACACTTCGCCGCCCATGCGCCGCAACAGCGGCAACCAGGCGCGCTCGAGGAAGTGGAAAGGCGGCGCCATCGGATTGTGGGTGCCGCCGCTCAGCTCGATGCGGCTCGGCGCACCTGCCATCAGCAGCGGGGGCAGGACAGTCTGCAGCACCAGCGTGCAACTGCCGGCGCTGGAAATGGCGAAACGATAGTCGCCGGCGCGCACCGGGCCGGGCCGGAAAGCGAGCGTCTGCGAGCCGAGCTCGGCCCCGTCCACCTCGGCAGCGCTGATCTCCGCGGCAGCCTGGACGCAGACCAGGTGCTGGCGCATCAGGCCGGGCTTGGCCCGGCGGGCGCGGATGTGATTGATGTGCAGCGGCCGGCCGGTGAGCATGGACAGCGCCAGCGAGGTGCGCAGGACCTGCCCGCCGCCTTCGCCTTCGGAGCCGTCGAGCGTGACAGCGGATTGCAGATGCGTGTTCATGGCTTGTTCTTTTCCTTGTTGTTCAGTGCGGCCAGGGCGGCCTGGCGGGCCAGCCCCGCCAGATGCGCCGCACGCGCCTGGGCGCGCCGTTCGCGCTGGCGCTCGCGACAGGCGGCGCAGCGTACCGCGGTGCTCCAGATCGACCCCTTGGCCACCTCATACCACCACTTCTGGCGCTCGGCACGCCAGACACAGGCGATGCCGCAATCGCGGCACCGAAAGGGGCGATCCACATAGAAGTCCGGCAGCGGGCTGCAGAGGCAGTTGTGGCGCAGCTGCGACGGCGTCGCGGCCACCGCACCGGCCGGCAAGCTGCCGGTCCGGGTGTCCTGGCCCGGCCAGCACCTGGCGGTGCGGGCGCGCTGCCTGCGGCGCGCGAGGATTTCGACGCGGCGCTGTTTTCCGCTTTTCATCTTTTTCATCTTCTTGTCCCTCTCCCGGCGAAGGGCCACCTCCGGCCCGGGGCGGCCGCTAGCCCTTCACGCACACCACCTGCTTCAGCGTGTGCACCACCTCCACCAGGTCGCGCTGGGCTTCCATGACCGCGTCGATGTCCTTGTAGGCCATCGGAATCTCGTCGATCACGTCCTTGTCCTTGCGGCACTCCACACCTTCGGTGGCGGCACGATGGTCGGCCAGGGTGTAGCGGCGCTTGGCCTCGCCGCGGCTCATCGTGCGGCCAGCGCCGTGCGAGCAGCTCTCGAAGCTCTCCGGGTTGCCCTTGCCGCGCACGATGTAGCTGCGCGCGCCCATGCTGCCGGGGATGATGCCCAGCTCGCCCTTCTTCGCGCTCACGGCGCCCTTGCGGGTGACGTAGACGTCCTCGTTGAAGTGGCGCTCCTTCTGCACGTAGTTGTGGTGGCAGTTCACCGCCTCGATGTGGCTCTGGAAGTTCTTGCGGATCACGGTCTTCGCGGCCTCGATCACGCGGCGCATCATCACCTCGCGGTTGAGCTGTGCGAACTTCTGGGCCCAGCTCACCGCACGCACGTAGTCCCCGAAGTAGCGGGAGCCTTCCTCGAAGTACGCCAGGTCGCGGTCCGGCAGGTTGGCCTGGTGACGCATGGCGTCCTGCTTGGCCAGCTCGATGAACATCGTGCCGATGGCGTTGCCCACGCCACGCGAGCCGGAGTGCAGCATGAACCAGACGAAGCCTTCCTCGTCCAGGCAGACCTCGATGAAGTGGTTGCCGGTGCCCAGCGTGCCGAGGTGGTTGCGGTGGTTGGTCTTCTCCAGCTTCGGGTAGTCGCGGCACAGCTCGGTGAACTCCGGCTCCAACTGCGCCCAGGCCGTGTCCACCGCGCCCGGCACCTTGTGCCAGGCGCCGGGGTCGCGCGCACCGGGTGAGCGGCCGTGCGGCACCGCACGCTCGATGGCCGAGCGCAGCGGACCCAGGTTGTCCGGCAGGTCCGAGGCCGACAGCGTGGTCTTGGCCGCGATCATCCCGCAGCCGATGTCCACGCCGACCGCCGCGGGGATGATGGCCTTCAGCGTGGGGATCACCGAGCCGACGGTCGCGCCGATGCCCAGGTGCACGTCCGGCATGGCCGCGATGTGCTTGAACACCACCGGCAGGCGGGCGGCATTGGCGAGCTGGCGCTTCGCCTCGTCCTCCACCGGCACGCCGCGCGTCCACATCTTCACCGGCACGCCACCGGCCACGTCTTCGATGTTGTAGTTCTGTTCCGTCATGAGCTTCTCCTTGCATCCGGCCGCCCGTGCCGCGCCTTGCGACATCGGCCCGCGGCCTGTGCCATTTCATTTGCACGGGCCGTGCCAACTCGTTGCCACTGTCTGCATTGATCGGTAAGACGTTGATGCTCCAGCACTTTTTTGCACGGCAGGCAGCATCCGACGGAAACCCACCTGCTCGCTTCACTAGAATCGGAGCTAGTTCACTAGCAAACTGTCTCATGAAGAAGAGAAAGGTCGTCATCGGCTTCCTCGGCTCGCAGCTCGACGGCGGCATGGGTTCCGGCCGTTGGGAGAAGTGGCGGCCCACGGTCTCGCTGGTGCAGCATCCCGACTTCGTCGTCGACCGCATCGAGCTGCTCTACACCCCGCGGCATGCCGAGCTGATGCAGACGGTGAGCGCCGACATTGCCCAGGTGTCCCCCGACACCCGGGTGCGGCCGGCGGAGCTCGAACTGGCCGACCCCTGGGACTTCGGTGAGGTGTATGGCGCGCTC
This genomic stretch from Eleftheria terrae harbors:
- a CDS encoding alpha/beta hydrolase, with the protein product MSAVPSSSAASTLSELTVADGTRLALRSWPAPPGRPRGTVLLVHGLGEHSGRYEQVGQHLRAAGFSVESYDHRGHGRSQGPRGGLARPDDLLQDLAAVIDRLRARHDGPLLLLGHSMGGLVAARFVADALRPVDGLVLSSPALDAGLSAFNRALLAAAHAVARNVALGNGLDAQYISHDPAVVRAYRDDPLVHDRVTARLVRFLVDAGVYTRERAAQWQVPTLLMWAGSDRLVSPAGSAAFAERASAAVVESHCFGHMYHELYNEPDRAAVFAVLDAWLDRHCPR
- the rtcA gene encoding RNA 3'-terminal phosphate cyclase, which gives rise to MNTHLQSAVTLDGSEGEGGGQVLRTSLALSMLTGRPLHINHIRARRAKPGLMRQHLVCVQAAAEISAAEVDGAELGSQTLAFRPGPVRAGDYRFAISSAGSCTLVLQTVLPPLLMAGAPSRIELSGGTHNPMAPPFHFLERAWLPLLRRMGGEVSLELKRHGFYPAGGGVVCASVQGGSRLQPLELTTRGPLREAYAESLVAGMPRGVGQRELQVLQQALGWSAGQLRLPGMRQNEGPGNVLMATLVHEHTTEVFTQFGERGLPAEQVGARLLAELRDYQASTAAVGPHLCDQLALLMALAGGGRYTASEMTEHSRTNCRVIQQFLPVRFDIEARDGVWWVTVQEGAGSAA
- a CDS encoding zinc-ribbon domain containing protein, with amino-acid sequence MKSGKQRRVEILARRRQRARTARCWPGQDTRTGSLPAGAVAATPSQLRHNCLCSPLPDFYVDRPFRCRDCGIACVWRAERQKWWYEVAKGSIWSTAVRCAACRERQRERRAQARAAHLAGLARQAALAALNNKEKNKP
- the otnI gene encoding 2-oxo-tetronate isomerase; this encodes MPRFAANLSMLYPEHAFLDRFAAAAQDGFEAVECLFPYAHPAAEVASRLAANGLQQVLINAPPGDWEQGERGLACLPGRQDDFRRSIEAALDYAAALSCPRVHVMAGRMPPGADRAALQDLYVANLTWAAGQAASAGCGLNIEPINLRDMPGYFLNRQDHAHEIVALVGAQALSVQMDLYHCQIVEGDISTQLRRWLPGGRVAHLQIAGVPDRHEPDIGELHYPWLFELIDALGYAGWIGCEYRPRAGSEPGGTRRGLGWRPRG
- a CDS encoding RtcB family protein, with the protein product MTEQNYNIEDVAGGVPVKMWTRGVPVEDEAKRQLANAARLPVVFKHIAAMPDVHLGIGATVGSVIPTLKAIIPAAVGVDIGCGMIAAKTTLSASDLPDNLGPLRSAIERAVPHGRSPGARDPGAWHKVPGAVDTAWAQLEPEFTELCRDYPKLEKTNHRNHLGTLGTGNHFIEVCLDEEGFVWFMLHSGSRGVGNAIGTMFIELAKQDAMRHQANLPDRDLAYFEEGSRYFGDYVRAVSWAQKFAQLNREVMMRRVIEAAKTVIRKNFQSHIEAVNCHHNYVQKERHFNEDVYVTRKGAVSAKKGELGIIPGSMGARSYIVRGKGNPESFESCSHGAGRTMSRGEAKRRYTLADHRAATEGVECRKDKDVIDEIPMAYKDIDAVMEAQRDLVEVVHTLKQVVCVKG